The following proteins come from a genomic window of Nothobranchius furzeri strain GRZ-AD chromosome 1, NfurGRZ-RIMD1, whole genome shotgun sequence:
- the LOC129156263 gene encoding uncharacterized protein, with protein MSPIIFKANLRPSFSITQLSISLNNFNRNTMAASDGFPASFYGEPGVLGMLSNGISAFLVLLQNFSTAHTGIKPVGVENILAGVHLILIGGLCQLVAGLLSIRKYDHLSGTAFIGYAALWGSYGATRIYYGALFNNQTIPPVSEHMFNGSTTNMMVNTSLQNSTQCHLCVSIEESAIAGLIPYILLSFILAFCSATVNYIMPFVFGAITATLIFEAAALVTGPWALVVSGVLELLILIFAIYGSAALLIKGLTQRLVFKGFGTPLFNVLLLGTTNSTGAQKPGQEKKKNTKYAEPMALGFFCDSIAPFIVAFYSFGYMKSFGLGVAWVSIISVAQLFSSYYAHLRQDSYHTTKFGIHAMYWLIKAWDEFVASALIVEHSQVVAGREAMVGDWFFVVAGLVLCVGSLNMDTLELIHNLLFVLLTVSTIPQIPLQGYYIFFGVACSLFTAVSVYGTFSRLINTIAEKSLIPVGPQPVSSEQLKRALMCRRSQQGEQKELPNSDQASDALFYLTNGVAALSALHSEVSSGNPSFLHLTVPWVLISGGIIQTYVSRLQVTGEGRFGSVISSIYVVVWATWTWFRFAGFQLQLPVQAAYGFTAGGVALLVINAFLMLIAAYRNVVLLFLTTIMEVVLVCFLLSTLQRLPYKLEKQIKSNIQKRCIAVAMLALSDPNGSSHYKGND; from the exons ATGTCACCT ATCATATTTAAGGCAAACCTTCGTCCCTCCTTCAGCATAACTCAGCTTTCCATCAGTCTGAACAACTTCAACAG AAACACCATGGCAGCCTCAGACGGTTTTCCTGCCAGTTTCTATGGAGAACCAGGAGTGTTAGGAATGTTATCCAATGGGATCAGCGCATTCCTTGTACTTCTACAGAACTTCAGCACAGCTCACACCGGCATTAAACCAGTTGGAGTGGAGAACATACTTGCAG GTGTACATCTCATCCTGATTGGTGGTTTGTGCCAGCTGGTGGCTGGACTGCTCTCGATCAGAAAGTACGATCACCTGAGTGGCACTGCCTTCATCGGCTACGCTGCCCTTTGGGGTAGCTATGGGGCGACCAGAATCTACTATGGTGCTTTATTTAACAATCAGACTATACCACCAGTGTCAGAGCACATGTTCAATGGTTCAACCACCAACATGATGGTCAACACTTCTCTTCAAAACTCAACACAGTGCCACTTATGTGTGTCCATAGAAGAGTCAGCCATTGCTGGTCTGATCCCTTATATCCTTCTGTCCTTTATCCTGGCATTTTGCTCTGCCACGGTCAACTACATCATGCCTTTTGTTTTTGGAGCCATCACGGCCACTTTGATCTTTGAAGCAGCAGCTCTGGTGACAGGCCCTTGGGCTCTGGTGGTCTCTGGGGTTCTGGAGCTGCTCATTTTGATCTTTGCCATCTATGGTTCAGCTGCGCTACTCATCAAAGGGCTGACTCAACGTCTAGTTTTTAAAGGCTTTGGGACCCCCCTCTTTAATGTTCTCCTGCTAGGAACCACCAACTCAACAGGTGCTCAGAAACCTGgtcaagagaagaagaagaacacaaaATATGCAGAGCCCATGGCCTTGGGTTTCTTCTGTGACTCTATTGCTCCCTTCATCGTTGCCTTCTACAGCTTTGGGTACATGAAATCATTTGGTTTAGGAGTTGCATGGGTATCAATCATCTCAGTCGCCCAGCTGTTCTCCAGCTACTATGCTCATTTGCGCCAGGATAGCTACCACACTACAAAATTTGGGATTCATGCCATGTATTGGCTGATCAAGGCTTGGGATGAGTTTGTGGCATCTGCCCTGATTGTGGAGCACAGTCAAGTTGTTGCTGGTAGGGAAGCCATGGTGGGAGACTGGTTCTTTGTGGTGGCTGGCTTGGTGCTCTGTGTGGGAAGCCTGAACATGGACACTCTGGAGCTGATCCACAACTTGCTCTTTGTTCTGCTCACAGTCTCAACAATCCCCCAGATCCCCCTGCAGGGTTACTACATCTTCTTTGGTGTAGCCTGCTCTCTCTTCACTGCAGTCTCAGTCTACGGTACCTTCTCACGCCTCATAAACACCATCGCAGAGAAGTCTCTAATCCCTGTGGGACCACAGCCGGTCTCCTCCGAGCAGCTGAAGAGAGCTCTGATGTGTAGAAGATCTCAACAGGGAGAACAAAAAGAGCTGCCCAACAGTGACCAGGCCTCAGATGCTCTGTTTTATCTCACCAACGGGGTTGCAGCACTTTCAGCTCTTCATTCAGAAGTGTCAAGTGGGAACCCTTCATTCCTTCATCTGACTGTCCCCTGGGTCCTCATCTCTGGAGGCATCATTCAGACCTATGTCAGCAGGCTACAAGTCACCGGAGAGGGCCGGTTTGGATCAGTCATCTCATCCATTTACGTGGTTGTATGGGCAACTTGGACATGGTTTCGATTTGCAG GTTTTCAGCTTCAGCTCCCCGTCCAGGCAGCCTATGGATTCACAGCTGGAGGCGTTGCTTTACTGGTCATTAATGCCTTCCTCATGCTGATTG CTGCTTATAGGAACGTGGTTCTGTTGTTTCTAACAACAATCATGGAGGTTGTTCTTGTCTGCTTCCTTCTCTCCACCCTGCAGAGACTTCCATACAAACTTGAAA aacaaATAAAGTCTAACATCCAGAAACGATGTATTGCAGTTGCCATGCTTGCATTG AGTGATCCCAATGGGTCCTCCCATTATAAAGGTAATGACTGA
- the LOC129160694 gene encoding cis-aconitate decarboxylase-like yields MTRVEKPHSDVIQDCKRNLPFLLLWCFRSFCCIQEKQDHCDRNLKSCCPHYRKPSDQCGLSEDCITLQWRLNNFYLFIPAVQKHPAPEDTVTASFGKFISEIKPQHLSPVVLHRSKRMVLDSIGVGLIGSRTDVFELALQFCQHMYAPDHISSVYGRRGIRLSPTLAAFVNGVATHSMDFDDTWHPATHPSGAVLPALFALSDMMPANSKPSGLDFLLAFNVGIEIQGRLMRFSNEARSIPKRFHPPTVVGPMGSAAACSRLLSLDPSQCSHALAIAASLAGAPMANAATQSKPLHIGNASRLGLEAALLASRGLEASPLVLDAVAGVAGFSAFYEDYVPQPLESPDGGHVFLLEEQDMAFKRFPAHLGMHWVADAAAAVHELLVGHGLGQVSPHQVQDILLRVPQSKYINRPFPGSEHEARHSFQFNACSALLDGEVAVQSFSPPAMSRPELHFLLSRVRMEHPEDNPANFNRMYGEVQVTLVGGDILKGRCDTFYGHWRNPLTNESLSKKFRSNAEVVLPSEKVERLVEVVEELDRLDDCGALLSQLQ; encoded by the exons ATGACCCGGGTGGAAAAGCCTCATTCTGATGTGATACAGGATTGCAAAAGGAACCTGCCCTTCCTGCTCCTTTGGTGTTTCCGGTCATT CTGCTGCATCCAAGAGAAACAAGATCATTGTGACAGAAACTTGAAGTCATGTTGTCCACACTACAG AAAACCATCAGACCAGTGCGGGCTGTCAGAAGACTGCATAACACTGCAGTGGAGG TTAAACAACTTTTATCTTTTCATTCCTGCAGTCCAGAAGCACCCAGCCCCAGAAGATACGGTCACAGCCAGTTTTGGGAAGTTCATCAGTGAAATAAAGCCTCAGCATTTGTCTCCGGTTGTGCTCCATCGCAGCAAAAGGATGGTGCTGGACAGCATCGGGGTCGGACTGATAGGGAGCAGGACAGATGTGTTTGAGCTGGCTCTTCAGTTCTGCCAG CACATGTATGCTCCGGATCACATCAGCTCTGTGTACGGACGCAGAGGGATCAGACTCTCCCCAACACTGGCAGCTTTCGTTAATGGAGTAGCG ACTCATTCCATGGACTTTGACGACACGTGGCATCCAGCCACTCATCCCTCAGGAGCTGTTCTCCCAGCTTTGTTTGCTCTCAGTGACATGATGCCGGCTAACAGCAAACCAAGCGGTCTGGACTTCTTACTGGCCTTCAATGTCGGCATTGAGATCCAGGGCCGTCTGATGAGGTTCTCTAATGAAGCACGCAGCATTCCCAAGAG gttcCATCCTCCCACTGTGGTGGGTCCTATGGGAAGTGCAGCAGCCTGTTCTCGTCTCCTGTCTCTGGATCCGTCTCAGTGCAGTCATGCCTTGGCTATAGCAGCTTCTCTAGCTGGAGCTCCGATGGCTAATGCTGCCACTCAGTCCAAGCCCCTTCACATCGGCAACGCCTCTCGTTTGGGGCTTGAAGCTGCTCTGCTGGCCTCCAGAGGCCTAGAGGCCAGTCCTCTGGTCTTGGATGCTGTTGCAGGAGTGGCGGGCTTCAGCGCCTTTTATGAAGATTATGTTCCTCAGCCTTTAGAGTCACCTGATGGTGGACATGTGTTCCTGTTAGAGGAGCAGGACATGGCTTTTAAGCGTTTTCCTGCCCATCTGGGGATGCACTGGGTAGCTGATGCTGCAGCTGCAGTCCATGAGCTCCTTGTGGGACATGGTCTAGGACAGGTGTCCCCACATCAGGTCCAGGACATCCTGCTCAGAGTCCCCCAGTCTAAATACATCAACAGGCCTTTTCCCGGGTCAGAGCACGAGGCACGCCACTCCTTCCAGTTTAacgcctgcagcgctctgctggACGGTGAGGTGGCGGTGCAGTCCTTCAGCCCGCCCGCCATGAGCCGCCCAGAGCTGCACTTCCTGCTGAGCCGTGTTCGCATGGAGCATCCTGAGGACAACCCCGCCAATTTCAACCGCATGTACGGAGAAGTCCAGGTGACTCTAGTTGGAGGAGACATCCTGAAGGGCCGCTGTGACACCTTCTATGGCCACTGGCGCAACCCGCTGACAAACGAGAGCCTGAGCAAGAAGTTCAGAAGCAACGCAGAGGTGGTGCTGCCATCAGAGAAGGTGGAGcggctggtggaggtggtggaggagctggACAGGCTGGATGATTGTGGAGCTCTTCTCTCACAGCTGCAGTGA
- the LOC129156261 gene encoding cis-aconitate decarboxylase-like, translated as MLCSDLCFVPKKTIRPVRAARRLHNTAVEVQKHPAPEDTVTASFGKFISEIKPQHLSPVVLHRSKRMVLDSIGVGLIGSRTDVFELALQFCQHMYAPDHISSVYGRRGIRLSPTLAAFVNGVATHSMDFDDTWHPATHPSGAVLPALFALSDMMPANSKPSGLDFLLAFNVGIEIQGRLMRFSNEARSIPKRFHPPTVVGPMGSAAACSRLLSLDPSQCSHALAIAASLAGAPMANAATQSKPLHIGNASRLGLEAALLASRGLEASPLVLDAVAGVAGFSAFYEDYVPQPLESPDGGGHVFLLEEQDMAFKRFPAHLGMHWVADAAAAVHELLVGHGLGQVSPHQVQDILLRVPQSKYINRPFPGSEHEARHSFQFNACSALLDGEVAVQSFSPPAMSRPELHFLLSRVRMEHPEDNPANFNRMYGEVQVTLVGGDILKGRCDTFYGHWRNPLTNQSLSKKFRSNAEVVLPSEKVERLVEVVEELDRLDDCGALLSQLQ; from the exons ATGCTTTGTTCTGATTTATGTTTTGTCCCAAAGAAAACCATCAGACCAGTGCGGGCTGCCAGAAGACTGCATAACACTGCAGTGGAGG TCCAGAAGCACCCAGCCCCAGAAGATACGGTCACAGCCAGTTTTGGGAAGTTCATCAGTGAAATAAAGCCTCAGCATTTGTCTCCGGTTGTGCTCCATCGCAGCAAAAGGATGGTGCTGGACAGCATCGGGGTCGGACTGATAGGGAGCAGGACAGATGTGTTTGAGCTGGCTCTTCAGTTCTGCCAG CACATGTATGCTCCGGATCACATCAGCTCTGTGTACGGACGCAGAGGGATCAGACTCTCCCCAACACTGGCAGCTTTCGTTAATGGAGTAGCG ACTCATTCCATGGACTTTGACGACACGTGGCATCCAGCCACTCATCCCTCAGGAGCTGTTCTCCCAGCTTTGTTTGCTCTCAGTGACATGATGCCGGCTAACAGCAAACCAAGCGGTCTGGACTTCTTACTGGCCTTCAATGTCGGCATTGAGATCCAGGGCCGTCTGATGAGGTTCTCTAATGAAGCACGCAGCATTCCCAAGAG gttcCATCCTCCCACTGTGGTGGGTCCTATGGGAAGTGCAGCAGCCTGTTCTCGTCTCCTGTCTCTGGATCCGTCTCAGTGCAGTCATGCCTTGGCTATAGCAGCTTCTCTAGCTGGAGCTCCGATGGCTAATGCTGCCACTCAGTCCAAGCCCCTTCACATCGGCAACGCCTCTCGTTTGGGACTTGAAGCTGCTCTGCTGGCCTCCAGAGGCCTAGAGGCCAGTCCTCTGGTCTTGGATGCTGTTGCAGGAGTGGCGGGCTTCAGCGCCTTTTATGAAGATTATGTTCCTCAGCCTTTAGAGTCACCTGATGGTGGTGGACATGTGTTCCTGTTAGAGGAGCAGGACATGGCTTTTAAGCGTTTTCCTGCCCATCTGGGGATGCACTGGGTAGCTGATGCTGCAGCTGCGGTCCATGAGCTCCTTGTGGGACATGGTCTAGGACAGGTGTCCCCACATCAGGTCCAGGACATCCTGCTCAGGGTCCCCCAGTCTAAATACATCAACAGGCCTTTTCCCGGGTCAGAGCACGAGGCGCGCCACTCCTTCCAGTTTAacgcctgcagcgctctgctggACGGTGAGGTGGCGGTGCAGTCCTTCAGCCCGCCCGCCATGAGCCGCCCAGAGCTGCACTTCCTGCTGAGCCGTGTTCGCATGGAGCATCCTGAGGACAACCCCGCCAATTTCAACCGCATGTACGGAGAAGTCCAGGTGACTCTAGTTGGAGGAGACATCCTGAAGGGCCGCTGTGACACCTTCTACGGCCACTGGCGCAACCCGCTGACAAACCAGAGCCTGAGCAAGAAGTTCAGAAGCAACGCAGAGGTGGTGCTGCCATCAGAGAAGGTGGAGcggctggtggaggtggtggaggagctggACAGGCTGGATGATTGTGGAGCTCTTCTCTCACAGCTGCAGTGA